In Phormidium ambiguum IAM M-71, a single genomic region encodes these proteins:
- a CDS encoding thermonuclease family protein, with protein MKTKISLVTLFFLILLGGCQSSNTPQGVTLQVERVVNGQTLEMVASGQQVGSTIKVQLIGVSAPDLRQRPWGEVARDRLQEMIGEKPVLLESDLASQDKSNSQLAYVWQDGKLVNEQLLREGRALFRPRSLNRKYDRRLERAQEYARVMGLGIWNPDQALRLPPEQFRQQYR; from the coding sequence ATGAAGACTAAGATTAGTCTTGTCACTCTTTTCTTTTTGATACTCCTGGGGGGATGCCAATCTAGTAATACTCCCCAAGGAGTAACTTTACAGGTAGAACGGGTTGTTAACGGACAAACTTTAGAAATGGTGGCTTCGGGGCAACAAGTTGGCTCAACCATAAAAGTCCAACTAATCGGTGTGTCAGCACCAGACTTACGCCAAAGACCTTGGGGAGAAGTCGCCAGAGACAGATTGCAGGAAATGATTGGCGAAAAACCTGTCTTGCTGGAATCTGATTTGGCATCACAAGACAAATCTAATTCGCAACTAGCTTATGTCTGGCAAGATGGTAAGCTTGTGAATGAACAGTTGCTTAGAGAAGGTCGGGCTTTGTTTCGACCACGATCGCTAAATCGTAAATACGATCGACGATTAGAACGCGCTCAAGAGTATGCTAGAGTCATGGGTTTAGGGATTTGGAATCCAGACCAAGCTTTGCGTCTACCTCCAGAACAGTTTCGTCAACAATACAGGTAA
- a CDS encoding 2Fe-2S iron-sulfur cluster-binding protein produces MSRLFKIRIHDRQNDTYHTIEVPDDRYILHSAENRGVELPFSCRNGACTTCAVRVISGDIYQPEAMGLSLELQKQGYALLCVSYARSDLEVETQDEDEVYELQFGRYFGRGKVKVGLPLDED; encoded by the coding sequence ATGTCTCGTTTATTTAAAATTCGGATTCACGATCGACAAAACGACACCTATCATACCATTGAAGTGCCAGACGATCGCTACATCCTCCACAGCGCCGAAAATCGAGGTGTAGAACTACCATTTTCCTGTCGCAATGGCGCTTGTACCACTTGCGCGGTACGAGTAATTTCCGGCGACATCTATCAGCCAGAAGCGATGGGACTATCCCTGGAATTACAAAAACAAGGTTACGCTCTCTTATGTGTCAGTTATGCTCGTTCAGACTTAGAAGTAGAAACGCAGGATGAAGACGAAGTTTACGAACTCCAATTTGGTCGGTATTTTGGCAGAGGTAAAGTTAAAGTCGGCTTGCCTTTGGATGAAGACTAA